The Thermodesulfatator atlanticus DSM 21156 genome contains a region encoding:
- a CDS encoding OB-fold nucleic acid binding domain-containing protein, giving the protein MPLKKKWLRPKLPIEEAIMKDGALKVFVRAHPLEALRPQLRAQKFVTASEIKKLPPQTRVKVAGLVILVHTPPVRSGKRIIFVTLEDETGLIDLVIPPESQGKCAKAVFTQQVVFLKGRLQEHSGSRTILIEDLASPF; this is encoded by the coding sequence ATGCCGCTGAAAAAGAAGTGGCTTAGGCCGAAACTTCCTATTGAAGAAGCTATCATGAAAGATGGTGCCCTTAAGGTTTTTGTTCGAGCGCATCCTCTTGAAGCTTTAAGACCTCAACTAAGGGCCCAAAAATTTGTAACAGCCAGTGAAATAAAAAAACTTCCCCCGCAAACAAGGGTCAAGGTCGCAGGCTTGGTAATACTGGTTCATACTCCTCCGGTGAGATCCGGAAAACGCATTATATTCGTAACTCTTGAAGACGAAACCGGGCTCATAGACCTGGTGATCCCTCCTGAAAGCCAGGGGAAGTGTGCCAAAGCGGTATTTACTCAGCAGGTAGTTTTCTTAAAGGGCAGGCTACAGGAACATAGCGGATCTCGGACCATCTTAATTGAAGACCTTGCTTCGCCATTT